From Salvia splendens isolate huo1 chromosome 3, SspV2, whole genome shotgun sequence, a single genomic window includes:
- the LOC121796113 gene encoding protein NRT1/ PTR FAMILY 6.3-like, whose product MASSLPQTKHEADDTIPDAWDYKGRPALRSSSGGWVTAAMILAVEGCERLTTLGIAVNLLTYLTRTMHLGNATSANTVTNFLGTSFMLCLLGGFVADTYLGRYLTIGIFAAVQATGVTILTISTIIPSLRPPKCEAGSRSCIPASDKQMLVLYTALYLTALGTGGLKSSVSGFGSDQFDESDPKEKKQMIKFFNWFFFFISIGALLAVTVLVYIQDHLGRKWGYGICACAILVGLIVFLSGTKRYRFKKLVGSPLTQVASVLVAAWRKRHLQPPSDPALLFDVDDVAAEEGESKKKKKQKLPHSKEFRFLDKAAIKDPNVPMDVSNKWCISTLTDVEEVKLVIRMLPTWATTVMFWTVYAQMTTFSVSQATTMDRRIGKSFEIPAASLTVFFVATILLTVPVYDRLIAPICKKLLKNPQGLSPLQRIGVGLFLSIFAMVAAALTEIKRLRFVQSHGQMPHHVPLSVFWLVPQFFLVGSGEAFTYMGQLDFFLRECPKGMKTISTGLFLSTLSLGFFVSSILVSIVHKVTGEKKPWLADNLNQGRLYNFYWLLTILSILNMVVFLVCSRKYVYKEKRLADEGIELEDSEPSCH is encoded by the exons ATGGCTTCCTCTCTCCCTCAAACTAAACACGAGGCGGATGACACGATCCCCGATGCCTGGGACTACAAGGGCCGCCCCGCCCTCCGCTCCTCCTCCGGCGGCTGGGTCACCGCCGCCATGATCCTAGCTGTCGAGGGCTGTGAGCGGTTAACGACGCTCGGAATCGCCGTTAACCTCCTCACCTACTTGACTCGCACCATGCATTTGGGCAATGCTACTTCCGCTAACACCGTTACTAACTTCCTCGGCACCTCCTTCATGCTGTGCTTGCTCGGTGGCTTCGTCGCTGACACTTATTTAGGAAG GTATTTGACCATTGGCATCTTTGCTGCTGTTCAAGCAACG GGTGTGACGATCTTGACAATCTCCACCATAATCCCGAGCCTCCGGCCGCCGAAGTGCGAGGCCGGGAGCCGGTCATGCATTCCGGCGAGCGACAAGCAGATGCTGGTCCTCTACACGGCGCTCTACCTGACGGCGCTGGGCACGGGGGGGCTGAAGTCGAGCGTGTCCGGGTTCGGGTCGGACCAGTTTGACGAGTCCGACCCGAAGGAGAAGAAGCAGATGATCAAGTTCTTCAACtggttcttcttcttcatcagcaTCGGAGCGCTCCTCGCGGTCACGGTACTGGTCTACATCCAGGACCACCTCGGCCGCAAGTGGGGCTACGGGATCTGCGCCTGCGCCATCCTCGTCGGCCTCATCGTGTTCTTGTCCGGGACCAAACGGTACCGTTTCAAGAAGCTGGTGGGGAGCCCGCTCACGCAGGTCGCGTCTGTGCTTGTGGCGGCGTGGAGGAAGAGGCACCTCCAGCCGCCGTCGGATCCGGCGCTTCTGTTTGATGTGGATGACGTGGCGGCGGAGGAGGGagagagcaagaagaagaagaagcagaaactgCCGCACAGCAAGGAATTCCG TTTTCTTGACAAGGCAGCTATCAAGGATCCTAATGTGCCAATGGATGTCTCCAACAAGTGGTGCATTTCGACATTAACAGATGTTGAAGAAGTGAAATTGGTAATAAGAATGCTCCCAACATGGGCCACGACGGTAATGTTTTGGACTGTTTATGCCCAAATGACAACTTTTTCCGTGTCACAAGCAACCACTATGGACCGTCGTATCGGGAAATCCTTCGAGATCCCGGCTGCCTCCCTCACCGTCTTCTTTGTCGCCACCATCCTCTTGACCGTGCCAGTCTATGATCGGCTAATCGCGCCAATTTGCAAGAAATTGCTCAAGAACCCTCAAGGCCTAAGTCCCCTTCAAAGGATAGGTGTAGGGCTATTTTTGTCAATATTTGCCATGGTGGCGGCTGCCTTGACCGAAATAAAGAGGCTTAGGTTTGTCCAGTCACACGGTCAGATGCCACACCATGTGCCATTGAGCGTCTTTTGGCTCGTCCCACAGTTCTTTCTAGTGGGGTCCGGGGAGGCGTTTACGTACATGGGGCAACTTGATTTCTTCCTAAGAGAGTGTCCTAAGGGGATGAAGACTATCTCCACAGGGTTGTTCTTGAGCACTCTTTCACTAGGGTTCTTTGTGAGCTCAATCTTGGTGAGCATTGTGCACAAGGTGACTGGTGAGAAGAAACCATGGTTGGCTGATAATCTCAATCAAGGGAGGCTTTACAACTTCTATTGGCTATTGACAATCTTGAGCATTTTGAATATGGTTGTGTTTTTGGTTTGTTCAAGAAAGTATGTTTACAAGGAGAAGAGGCTTGCGGATGAGGGGATTGAGTTAGAAGATAGTGAACCAAGTTGCCATTAA